A genomic stretch from Penaeus monodon isolate SGIC_2016 chromosome 25, NSTDA_Pmon_1, whole genome shotgun sequence includes:
- the LOC119589510 gene encoding uncharacterized protein LOC119589510 isoform X1, producing MIASFVLALGLVLGASAQYESHARIPEPRVPLPVTETVTRTETVTHTFRVTTTSDIWVTESTFVELPVTVYTTDRDYVPEVPRTVTSVLKVTTTPVFVKTAEEFVNPSRTFISVYTSFVTTTETVKFWQSIYHVSTDYQITTLPIWTTQELVQHVVTTTTRYVTNVVTSTQALYGH from the exons ATGATTGCGTCGTTTGTCCTTGCGTTGGGATTG GTGCTGGGTGCCTCTGCACAGTACGAAAGCCACGCCAGAATCCCAGAACCGCGGGTTCCTCTTCCCGTGACGGAGACCGTGACGAGGACG GAGACGGTGACGCACACGTTCCGCGTGACGACGACGAGCGACATCTGGGTGACGGAGAGCACCTTCGTGGAGCTCCCCGTGACGGTGTACACGACGGATCGCGACTACGTGCCCGAGGTGCCCAGGACGGTGACCTCGGTGCTCAAGGTTACCACCACACCG GTTTTCGTAAAAACTGCCGAGGAATTCGTGAACCCTTCCCGCACCTTCATTTCCGTCTACACCAGCTTCGTGACCACCACAGAGACCGTTAAATTCTGGCAGAGCATCTATCACGTCTCCACAGATTACCAG ATAACGACACTGCCAATTTGGACTACACAAGAACTTGTACAGCACGTGGTCACGACCACAACTCGTTATGTTACCAACGTCGTTACATCTACGCAAGCGCTCTACGGACACTAA
- the LOC119589506 gene encoding uncharacterized protein LOC119589506 (The sequence of the model RefSeq protein was modified relative to this genomic sequence to represent the inferred CDS: added 23 bases not found in genome assembly), whose product MLSLTQFLVTLSLISASVHAASPPLSVLGRNNRVGSASGSAAGNLYAAPAVQPVTITVTQTTTIDRSVVITDTAYNRVPVTITDFVLWTSTLPSRVVVQTPVDDDVAIQTREVSKPTTTTVVDHVSNIRVVTDVSVEHFTITHSYYNIMQSTYTRTSTQAITISSTLVRTNVKTDTRTETDFRTVYNTVFVQGSYQ is encoded by the exons AGTGACTTTATCCCTGATCTCAGCATCGGTCCATGCTGCCTCGCCTCCGCTTTCA GTACTCGGTAGGAACAATCGTGTAGGTAGTGCAAGTGGTTCTGCCGCCGGTAATTTGTACGCTGCCCCTGCCGTCCAACCGGTCACGATCACGGTCACCCAGACTACCACCATCGACCGGTCCGTCGTCATCACGGACACTGCCTACAACCGCGTTCCCGTCACCATCACGGACTTCGTACTGTGGACCTCCACGTTACCTTCACGAGTG GTTGTACAGACGCCTGTGGACGATGACGTGGCCATCCAAACCAGAGAGGTGtcaaaacccacaaccacaacagtCGTCGACCATGTGTCTAACATAAGGGTCGTGACTGACGTCTCCGTCGAACACTTTACCATCACGCACAGCTACTATAACATCATGCAGTCGACCTACACCAGAACATCTACACAGGC GATTACTATCTCTTCAACGTTGGTGAGAACCAATGTCAAGACGGACACGAGAACGGAGACTGATTTCCGAACCGTTTACAACACTGTATTCGTGCAGGGATCTTACCAGTAG
- the LOC119589510 gene encoding uncharacterized protein LOC119589510 isoform X2, with protein sequence MNSLALCERRLLSEGVGVRANYPPEKDKGTLARRLPLRLRTSREQQGRLARHKKQLGAGCLCTVRKPRQNPRTAGSSSRDGDRDEDGDGDAHVPRDDDERHLGDGEHLRGAPRDGVHDGSRLRARGAQDGDLGAQGYHHTGFRKNCRGIREPFPHLHFRLHQLRDHHRDR encoded by the exons ATGAATAGTTTGGCTCTATGTGAACGACGATTGTTaagcgagggggtgggggtgagggcaaATTACCCGCCGGAAAAGGATAAAGGAACTCTCGCCAGGCGCTTGCCACTCCGTCTTCGCACTTCACGGGAACAACAGGGTCGTCTGGCTCGGCACAAGAAGCAACTTG GTGCTGGGTGCCTCTGCACAGTACGAAAGCCACGCCAGAATCCCAGAACCGCGGGTTCCTCTTCCCGTGACGGAGACCGTGACGAGGACG GAGACGGTGACGCACACGTTCCGCGTGACGACGACGAGCGACATCTGGGTGACGGAGAGCACCTTCGTGGAGCTCCCCGTGACGGTGTACACGACGGATCGCGACTACGTGCCCGAGGTGCCCAGGACGGTGACCTCGGTGCTCAAGGTTACCACCACACCG GTTTTCGTAAAAACTGCCGAGGAATTCGTGAACCCTTCCCGCACCTTCATTTCCGTCTACACCAGCTTCGTGACCACCACAGAGACCGTTAA